In the genome of Raphanus sativus cultivar WK10039 chromosome 4, ASM80110v3, whole genome shotgun sequence, one region contains:
- the LOC130510680 gene encoding V-type proton ATPase subunit B1-like produces MVAAGINIVPVIGMEYRTLSGVAVLLVIIEQVKCLPYNEIVNIPFRDESMRYGQNLEVNGEKGTGQVEEFSKINLLLSI; encoded by the exons ATGGTTGCTGCTGGTATCAACATAGTTCCCGTGATCGGAATGG AGTATAGAACTCTCTCAGGTGTTGCAGTTCTCTTGGTCATCATTGAACAAGTCAag TGTCTTCCTTACAATGAGATTGTTAATATTCCCTTCAGAGATGAATCTATGAGATATGGTCAGAACCTGGAGGTTAACGGGGAGAAAGGAACTGGCCAG GTAGAGGAGTTCTCAAAGATCAATCTGCTCCTGTCTATATAA